One window of Athalia rosae chromosome 2, iyAthRosa1.1, whole genome shotgun sequence genomic DNA carries:
- the LOC105683546 gene encoding probable ATP-dependent RNA helicase DDX55 homolog, with amino-acid sequence MKTQKWQDLDVPLSKPVLNTLKKLNFSTMTPIQAACIPLLLKGKDVAAEAVTGSGKTLAFLIPMLEILQKREDHWKKLEIGGIVISPTRELATQIYEVLSNFLIHIPNLRQILLVGGTTVEEDVTRFKKGANIIIATPGRLEDILSNCKDINLASSVKALELLVLDEADRLLDLGFTATLNTILSYLPRLRRTGLFSATQTKELQQLIRAGLRNPVLVAVKERASFSTPLALSNNYAIVGADHKLATMYNFIKDKGIELKYMIFFSTCACVDYFSHVLRMLFQSTNIFALHGKMKNKRYKIFEQFRSSDSALLLCTDVMARGVDIPEVDWVLQYDPPSNASSFVHRCGRTARIGNEGNALLFLLESEDAYIDFIRRNQKVELNKVELRPPTSVDKCLKVMRNIQQSDRLILDKANRAFVSYIQAYQKHECNLILRLKDLDLGKVAMGFGLLKMPRMPELKKQNTHSFQDPEIDLNVIAYKDKQRESKRLEKLKEFRVTGLWPGKNKRTAKQTEPWSEAKKKKFDKKERRDKRKVKKALTGPVKKKRKKICQEDIEELAKDIALIKKLKKKKISQEQFDSEFGVN; translated from the exons atgaaaactCAAAAATGGCAGGATTTGGACGTTCCTTTGAGCAAACCTGTTCTGAATACTTTGAAGaaactaaatttttcaaccatgACACCTATACAg GCTGCTTGCATACCGTTATTGTTGAAAGGCAAGGATGTTGCTGCAGAGGCTGTAACGGGTAGTGGTAAGACTCTGGCATTTTTAATTCCAATGCTGGAAATATTACAG AAACGTGAAGATCACTggaaaaagctggaaattggcggcATCGTCATATCACCAACAAGAGAGTTAGCAACGCAGATCTACGAAGTGCTTTCCAACTTCCTGATCCATATTCCAAATTTAAGGCAAATACTGCTTGTTGGTGGAACAACTGTTGAAGAAGATGTGACAAGATTCAAGAAAGGTGCTAACATTATTATAGCTACCCCTGGAAGACTCGAGGATATTCTCTCAAATTGCAAAGACATTAATTTAGCATCCAGTGTTAAAGCTTTG GAATTGCTCGTCCTTGATGAAGCTGATAGGCTCCTAGACTTAGGTTTCACAGCAACTTTGAACACAATTTTGAGTTACCTTCCTCGATTGCGAAGGACTGGTTTATTTTCAGCCACGCAAACTAAAGAGTTGCAACAATTAATTCGAGCAGGCCTGCGGAATCCAGTTTTGGTTGCTGTCAAAGAGAGAGCGAGCTTCTCTACTCCTCTAGCATTGAGTAACAATTACGCAATAGTCGGTGCAGATCATAAGCTTGCTACAATGTATAATTTCATAAAAGATAAAGGGATCGAGTTGAAATATATGATCTTTTTCTCAACTTGTGCTTGCGTTGACTATTTCAGTCATGTCCTTAGAAT gcTCTTCCAATCCACCAACATATTTGCACTccatggaaaaatgaaaaataaaaggtataaaattttcgagcaATTCCGTAGTTCTGACAGTGCGTTATTATTGTGCACCGATGTCATGGCTCGTGGTGTTGATATACCGGAAGTCGATTGGGTCTTACAATACGATCCACCATCAAACGCTAGTAGTTTCGTTCATAG ATGCGGCCGCACAGCTCGTATTGGTAATGAAGGTAATGCTCTGTTATTTCTTTTGGAGTCTGAAGATGCTTACATCGATTTTATTAGACGAAATCAAAAAGTTGAATTGAATAAAGTTGAATTGAGACCACCAACGAGTGTGGATAAATGTTTAAAAGTTATGAGGAACATACAGCAGAGTGACAGGCTCATATTGGATAAAGCTAATAGAGCATTTGTATCGTATATACAGGCATATCAGAAACACGAATGTAATCTCATATTAAGGTTGAAAGACCTGGACTTAGGAAAAGTTGCCATGGGCTTTGGGTTGTTGAAAATGCCCCGGATGCCCGAACTCAAAAAGCAGAATACGCATTCCTTTCAGGATCCCGAAATAGATTTAAATGTAATTGCCTATAAAGATAAGCAGCGTGAGTCCAAGAgactagaaaaattgaaggagtTCCGTGTAACTGGACTTTGGCCTGGTAAAAATAAGCGTACTGCTAAACAAACCGAGCCTTGGTCTGaagccaaaaagaaaaaatttgataagaaagaaagacgTGATAAACGCAAAGTAAAGAAAGCTCTTACTGGaccggttaaaaaaaaacgcaagaaAATTTGCCAGGAAGATATTGAAGAACTGGCAAAGGACATTGCATTGATCAAGAAActcaagaagaagaag ataTCGCAAGAACAGTTTGATTCAGAGTTTGGAGTTAATTGA